A genomic stretch from Ureibacillus composti includes:
- a CDS encoding iron-containing alcohol dehydrogenase: MNFTGELRIPNVIHYGKDSLSKLGKEASKLGSKALLISDKPMNDLGYVNQIIESLQKENIHTTIYLGVDSETKDTHVEEALAIFKEQSCDLIVALGGGSCIDAAKAVALLATNETELIEYVGGKKEIENDLVPVIAIPTTAGTGSEVTDALVVTHTTKDIKMMIKQPKITPKVAIVDPILTQSAPKMLTVATGIDALCHALEAYISRKSHPLTDTLALSSIKLIVENIQRVYVDGKDLEARSQMALASMQAGIAFSNSSVCLVHGMSRPIGALFHVPHGISNAMLLSAVLDFSLESCTEKLAQIGRAILENVDTDSDDVVAEKTVLYIKQLCVELGIPNLKAWGINDEQFENSLEKMATDALASGSPGNNPRIPTKEEIIDLYRVAFTYDYKNVKVLNG; this comes from the coding sequence ATGAATTTTACAGGAGAATTACGTATACCAAATGTTATTCATTATGGAAAAGACAGTCTTTCCAAATTGGGGAAAGAGGCAAGTAAGTTAGGATCAAAAGCATTGTTAATTAGTGACAAGCCTATGAATGATTTAGGGTATGTGAATCAGATCATTGAATCTCTTCAAAAAGAAAATATTCACACAACTATATACTTAGGCGTGGACTCAGAAACAAAAGATACTCATGTTGAAGAGGCTTTGGCTATTTTTAAAGAGCAGAGCTGTGATTTAATTGTTGCTCTAGGCGGAGGAAGCTGTATTGATGCAGCGAAAGCAGTCGCTTTATTGGCTACAAATGAAACTGAATTAATTGAATATGTGGGCGGGAAGAAAGAAATAGAAAATGATCTCGTTCCAGTCATCGCTATTCCAACAACAGCTGGTACAGGGTCTGAAGTAACGGATGCGCTCGTTGTAACGCATACAACGAAAGATATCAAAATGATGATTAAACAACCTAAAATAACTCCAAAGGTTGCGATTGTTGATCCAATATTGACGCAATCAGCTCCAAAAATGTTGACTGTTGCAACGGGGATTGATGCACTATGCCATGCATTAGAAGCATATATTTCACGCAAGTCACATCCTTTGACTGATACTCTAGCGTTGTCCTCAATTAAATTAATTGTTGAAAACATTCAACGTGTATATGTTGATGGAAAAGATTTAGAAGCGAGATCGCAAATGGCTTTAGCTTCAATGCAAGCTGGAATTGCTTTTTCAAATTCATCTGTATGTCTAGTTCATGGGATGTCTCGTCCGATTGGTGCGCTTTTCCATGTACCACATGGAATTTCAAACGCCATGCTTTTATCAGCCGTATTAGATTTTAGTCTAGAAAGTTGTACTGAAAAACTTGCTCAAATTGGAAGAGCTATTTTAGAGAACGTGGACACGGATTCTGATGACGTAGTAGCCGAAAAAACGGTTTTGTATATTAAACAACTATGTGTTGAATTAGGTATTCCTAATCTTAAAGCATGGGGAATTAATGATGAACAATTTGAAAACTCATTAGAAAAAATGGCTACAGATGCGCTAGCTAGTGGAAGTCCTGGAAATAACCCACGAATTCCTACCAAAGAAGAAATAATCGATCTTTATCGAGTTGCTTTTACTTATGACTATAAAAACGTGAAAGTTCTAAATGGATAG
- a CDS encoding NAD(P)-dependent oxidoreductase has translation MSENIRLGFIGLGNMGFPMSENLIKSKYTVYGFDINPTAISKFKELGGQVCQSIKEVVQQVDVLFLSLPSPAIVEKTFYEEGIIKYSPEGLMIIDTSTVNPELNRTIFNVCQENNLKYLGAPVSGGVIGAVNATLTFMVGGPKAYFDEVLPLLNVLGKNLFHVGESPDSGTVIKLINNLMIGFYTQAVGEALTLGENMGLDHERMFEILSVSYGQSRIYERNYKEYIAENNYEPGFTTNLLLKDLKIAKQMAEECKVKLPIGEQLVDWYTKIANEGYGDNDMSAAYLMTKDLAKKAIEIK, from the coding sequence ATGAGTGAAAACATTAGACTTGGATTTATAGGATTAGGAAATATGGGATTTCCAATGTCAGAAAATTTAATTAAAAGCAAGTATACAGTGTATGGTTTTGACATTAATCCAACTGCTATTAGTAAATTTAAAGAACTAGGAGGACAAGTATGTCAAAGCATTAAAGAAGTAGTTCAGCAAGTAGACGTGCTATTCCTTAGCTTGCCTTCACCAGCTATTGTTGAGAAAACATTTTATGAAGAAGGAATTATTAAGTATAGCCCTGAAGGTTTAATGATTATTGATACAAGTACAGTAAACCCTGAATTGAACCGTACTATATTTAATGTTTGCCAAGAAAATAACTTAAAGTACTTAGGAGCTCCAGTTAGTGGTGGTGTAATTGGTGCTGTTAATGCAACCCTAACTTTTATGGTTGGAGGGCCAAAAGCATACTTTGATGAAGTACTTCCATTATTAAATGTTTTAGGGAAAAACTTGTTCCACGTAGGTGAAAGTCCAGATAGTGGTACGGTAATTAAGTTAATCAATAACTTGATGATTGGCTTCTATACTCAGGCTGTTGGAGAGGCTTTAACTCTTGGTGAAAACATGGGCTTAGATCATGAACGTATGTTTGAGATCTTAAGTGTAAGCTATGGTCAAAGTAGAATTTATGAAAGAAACTATAAAGAATATATAGCAGAAAATAACTATGAACCGGGCTTTACTACGAATCTACTATTAAAAGATTTAAAGATTGCTAAGCAAATGGCTGAGGAATGTAAAGTGAAACTGCCTATTGGGGAGCAACTAGTAGACTGGTATACAAAGATAGCAAATGAAGGCTACGGAGATAATGATATGTCTGCTGCTTACTTAATGACGAAAGATCTAGCAAAAAAAGCAATAGAAATCAAATAA
- a CDS encoding aldehyde dehydrogenase family protein — protein MSQTTTLNKFYNIIGGQSVPSSSGETFIVENPANKEMKLGVFQQSTEAELNQAVQAAKETLPAWKNVAAPSRGQYVYRAAQYIEDHAEEFKEQLILEVGKSYKDADAEVIRTIRAMRFLAGEAERLKGETIPSWDATVRGFTKREPIGVVGVITPWNVPLAISAWKIATALVCGCTVVYKPASITPVVSYKLMEAYESVNLPAGVINIVTGSGSVIGNAMAKHKDINAITFTGSNPVGNQINQVIASRGARFQAEMGGKNPFVVLEDADLELATTHAIEGGFGESGQRCTATSRVILLKGIADQFVELLVEKVKNLKVGNPLNPENQMGPVAEEKAMNEILNYIEIGKQEGAQLLTGGHRLTDGELAKGYFVAPTIFRGVTPKMTIAQEEIFGPVISIMEVDTYEEALEWANDIEYGLSSTIYTNDMGKALHFIDNIQAGFTHVNMMTMYSEPHFPFGGIKGTGLGGFREQGSVGIDFFTEWKTAYLKSQS, from the coding sequence ATGAGCCAAACAACTACTTTAAATAAATTCTATAACATTATTGGGGGTCAATCTGTACCTTCATCTTCAGGAGAAACATTCATTGTCGAAAACCCAGCAAATAAAGAAATGAAACTTGGAGTATTCCAACAATCTACTGAAGCAGAATTAAATCAAGCAGTTCAAGCTGCAAAAGAAACATTGCCTGCATGGAAAAATGTAGCTGCACCTTCACGTGGACAATATGTTTATAGAGCAGCACAATACATTGAGGATCATGCAGAAGAATTTAAAGAGCAATTGATTCTTGAGGTAGGAAAATCATATAAAGATGCTGATGCAGAAGTAATTCGTACGATTAGAGCGATGCGCTTTTTAGCAGGTGAAGCTGAAAGATTAAAAGGAGAAACAATTCCATCTTGGGACGCAACTGTGCGAGGATTTACGAAACGCGAACCAATTGGTGTAGTTGGTGTCATTACTCCATGGAATGTGCCTCTTGCTATTTCTGCTTGGAAAATTGCGACTGCATTAGTATGTGGATGTACGGTTGTCTATAAGCCTGCAAGTATTACACCAGTAGTAAGCTATAAATTAATGGAAGCTTATGAGTCTGTTAATCTACCAGCAGGAGTTATTAATATTGTAACTGGATCTGGTTCAGTGATCGGAAATGCGATGGCAAAACATAAAGATATTAATGCGATTACTTTCACAGGTTCTAATCCAGTTGGAAACCAAATCAATCAAGTGATAGCTAGTAGAGGAGCTCGCTTCCAAGCTGAAATGGGTGGAAAAAATCCTTTTGTCGTATTAGAAGATGCTGATTTAGAACTAGCGACAACTCATGCAATTGAAGGTGGATTTGGAGAAAGTGGTCAACGTTGTACAGCTACAAGCCGAGTAATCCTACTTAAAGGAATTGCTGATCAATTTGTTGAGCTACTTGTTGAAAAGGTGAAAAATCTTAAGGTAGGAAATCCACTGAACCCTGAAAATCAGATGGGTCCAGTTGCTGAGGAAAAGGCGATGAATGAAATCCTGAATTATATTGAAATTGGGAAGCAAGAAGGGGCTCAATTACTTACAGGAGGCCACCGCTTAACTGATGGGGAACTAGCTAAAGGATATTTTGTTGCTCCAACAATCTTCCGTGGGGTTACTCCAAAAATGACGATTGCTCAAGAAGAAATCTTTGGTCCGGTGATCAGCATTATGGAAGTAGACACTTATGAAGAAGCTCTTGAGTGGGCTAACGATATTGAATATGGTCTTTCTTCTACAATCTATACGAATGATATGGGGAAAGCTCTGCACTTTATCGACAATATCCAAGCTGGATTCACTCATGTAAACATGATGACGATGTATAGTGAGCCTCATTTCCCATTTGGCGGTATTAAGGGTACTGGTCTTGGCGGATTTAGAGAGCAGGGAAGTGTAGGAATCGACTTCTTCACTGAATGGAAAACTGCATATCTTAAGTCTCAAAGTTAA
- a CDS encoding GntP family permease → MDLIIILLALGLLMLIAYRGFSVILFAPLCALLAVILTEPNYVLPFFSNIFMQKMVDFIKMYFPVFLLGAIFGKVVEMSGVAESISKSIVKVVGAKRAILAIVMMTAILTYSGVSVFVVAFAVYPFSVKLFQEANIPKRLIPGTIALGALTFTMDALPGTPQIQNVIPTSYFKTDIYAAPTLGIIGAIFVFTCGMLYLESRRRKAHANGEGYLGFADDASLAQKEMAATADISISQIEENKTDSIHWARQLLAFLPLILVGVTNKFFTATLPKWYPNGFDFASIGMESFGKIEISSVVGIWSVELALVIGIIASICFNWSAVFENFKVGVNQSIGGALLAAMNTGAEYGFGGVIAALPGFGIVRDGISQTFTNPLVNSAVTTNVLAGITGSASGGMGIALSAMGEQYMAAATKYNIPPEVMHRVISMASGGMDSLPHNGAVITILAVTGMTHKQSYKDIFALTIIKTLACFFIILVYSLTGLV, encoded by the coding sequence ATGGATCTAATTATTATACTACTAGCGCTAGGACTTCTTATGTTGATTGCTTATCGAGGATTCTCGGTTATCTTATTCGCTCCACTTTGTGCATTGCTTGCAGTTATATTAACGGAACCGAATTATGTATTACCGTTCTTCTCTAATATCTTTATGCAAAAAATGGTTGACTTTATTAAAATGTACTTCCCTGTGTTCTTACTCGGGGCAATTTTCGGAAAAGTAGTTGAGATGTCTGGAGTAGCTGAATCAATCTCCAAATCAATCGTGAAAGTGGTTGGAGCAAAAAGAGCTATTTTAGCAATTGTCATGATGACGGCTATCTTAACTTATAGTGGCGTAAGTGTGTTCGTTGTAGCCTTTGCCGTTTATCCATTTTCGGTAAAATTATTCCAAGAAGCAAATATTCCAAAAAGATTAATCCCTGGTACTATTGCTTTAGGAGCGCTTACCTTTACGATGGATGCTTTGCCAGGAACACCTCAAATACAAAATGTTATCCCTACATCGTATTTTAAAACAGATATTTATGCAGCCCCGACTCTTGGTATTATTGGTGCAATCTTTGTATTTACATGTGGGATGCTATATTTAGAATCACGTAGACGGAAAGCACATGCAAACGGTGAGGGATACTTAGGTTTTGCAGATGACGCATCGTTAGCTCAAAAGGAAATGGCTGCAACTGCAGATATTTCTATTTCTCAAATTGAGGAAAATAAAACTGATTCCATTCATTGGGCGCGACAGTTGTTGGCATTTTTACCTTTGATTCTTGTAGGAGTAACAAATAAATTTTTCACTGCCACTCTTCCAAAGTGGTATCCAAATGGTTTTGATTTTGCTAGCATTGGGATGGAGTCTTTCGGTAAGATTGAAATTTCCAGTGTAGTTGGGATCTGGTCTGTAGAATTAGCCCTTGTCATTGGAATTATCGCAAGTATTTGCTTTAATTGGAGTGCGGTTTTTGAGAATTTTAAAGTAGGCGTCAACCAAAGTATTGGTGGAGCTTTACTAGCAGCCATGAACACAGGTGCTGAATATGGCTTTGGTGGTGTAATTGCAGCACTTCCTGGTTTTGGTATTGTTCGTGATGGGATTTCACAGACATTTACAAACCCGTTAGTAAACAGTGCGGTTACAACGAATGTGTTAGCAGGGATTACGGGCTCTGCTTCTGGAGGGATGGGTATTGCATTAAGTGCCATGGGTGAGCAATATATGGCAGCTGCAACTAAATACAACATTCCACCAGAAGTTATGCACCGAGTTATATCCATGGCCTCAGGCGGTATGGATTCTTTACCGCATAATGGAGCCGTTATTACAATACTTGCGGTAACAGGAATGACACATAAACAATCTTATAAGGACATATTTGCCCTTACAATCATTAAAACACTAGCATGTTTCTTCATCATCTTAGTGTACAGTCTTACAGGGCTTGTATAA
- a CDS encoding helix-turn-helix transcriptional regulator — MIKQSSWKNDIERIKTIDSQAQKIQDLMEVFLSTFSLEEALLFRYSPIDHLAEGIISIADYEIKNIMSIRDDVTTIPAIFEAIHAQCPKYFEGNNYHLKITRKYVVSEKNNALLVVPVLFNQVVIGYFLGTKFKSIFQQQLLVEAKDFSRTIGELFVKHLSFDENNSIKLSKREFEVMKCLAVGYSSKQISSLLEISETTIKKYIKNVMDKTNTSNRTHAVAFLYQHGILN; from the coding sequence TTGATCAAACAGAGTAGTTGGAAAAATGATATTGAGAGAATCAAAACAATCGATAGTCAAGCTCAAAAAATCCAGGATTTAATGGAGGTATTTCTTTCTACCTTCTCTTTAGAAGAAGCTTTACTTTTTAGATATTCTCCTATCGATCATTTAGCTGAGGGAATCATTTCAATCGCAGATTATGAGATCAAAAATATTATGTCGATTCGTGATGATGTCACAACTATTCCTGCAATTTTTGAGGCAATTCATGCACAATGTCCAAAGTATTTCGAAGGGAATAATTATCATTTAAAAATTACAAGAAAATATGTTGTTTCTGAAAAAAACAATGCCCTTCTTGTAGTACCTGTTTTATTTAATCAGGTGGTAATCGGCTATTTCCTAGGTACCAAATTCAAATCAATTTTCCAACAACAATTGCTAGTAGAGGCGAAAGATTTTAGTCGAACAATCGGTGAGCTCTTCGTCAAGCACTTAAGTTTTGATGAAAACAATTCGATCAAACTATCCAAACGTGAATTTGAAGTTATGAAGTGTTTGGCGGTCGGTTACAGCTCCAAGCAAATCTCCAGTTTATTAGAAATTAGTGAAACAACAATTAAGAAATATATTAAAAATGTCATGGATAAAACCAATACGTCTAATCGTACACATGCTGTTGCGTTTTTGTATCAACATGGGATTTTGAATTGA
- a CDS encoding alpha/beta hydrolase — translation MANLTEKAKAYLENFYNGPKIESFDPIQLKEILAQAPVPPQDDLPNIHQIEERFIKAKDGEEIRLRIYTPEGEGPFPVLVYYHGGGWVIGSVEGFEAANRLVATEGNVVVVSVDYRLAPENPYPTPIEDCYAALEWVAANAAEIKGDASQISVGGDSAGGNLSTVVAKKALDNNGPTIQSQILIYPVTNLEFETNSYNQFAEGFGLDRDLMKWFGIHYVGDEKLYNEPDVSPLKYDSVQGLPPAIVIAAENDVLLDEGKAYAEKLKQDGVEVQYELIPGVIHGYYSIMPFFADETKQTVQLIVNFLNKVKQEA, via the coding sequence ATGGCAAATTTAACTGAAAAAGCAAAAGCATATTTAGAGAACTTTTATAATGGTCCTAAGATTGAATCCTTTGATCCAATTCAGCTAAAAGAAATCTTAGCACAAGCTCCTGTTCCGCCTCAAGATGACCTACCAAATATTCATCAAATTGAAGAGCGTTTTATTAAAGCAAAAGACGGCGAAGAAATTCGTCTTCGTATTTATACACCAGAAGGAGAGGGACCATTCCCTGTTTTAGTTTATTACCACGGTGGTGGCTGGGTAATCGGTTCAGTTGAAGGATTTGAAGCGGCAAACCGTTTAGTCGCAACGGAAGGGAATGTGGTGGTTGTGTCGGTCGACTATCGTTTAGCACCTGAAAATCCATATCCAACACCAATTGAAGATTGCTATGCTGCACTTGAATGGGTAGCTGCAAATGCTGCTGAAATTAAAGGGGATGCATCCCAAATTTCGGTTGGTGGGGATAGCGCAGGTGGAAACTTATCTACTGTTGTTGCGAAAAAAGCTTTAGATAATAATGGTCCAACGATTCAATCTCAAATTCTAATTTATCCTGTAACAAATTTAGAGTTTGAAACAAATTCATATAATCAGTTTGCAGAAGGATTCGGACTAGACCGTGATCTAATGAAGTGGTTTGGCATTCATTACGTAGGAGATGAAAAACTATACAATGAGCCAGATGTTTCTCCTTTAAAATATGATTCTGTTCAAGGATTACCTCCTGCAATTGTGATTGCTGCAGAAAATGATGTTTTATTAGATGAAGGAAAGGCATATGCAGAGAAATTAAAACAAGATGGTGTAGAGGTTCAATATGAGCTAATTCCTGGTGTTATACACGGTTATTACAGCATCATGCCGTTCTTTGCGGATGAAACAAAACAAACTGTACAACTGATCGTAAATTTCTTAAATAAGGTTAAGCAAGAAGCGTAA
- a CDS encoding NAD(P)/FAD-dependent oxidoreductase: MTNHYDALVIGAGFSGIYMTYKLRTEGFTVKTLEKAAGVGGVWYFARYPGARCDSDSVYYNYIFSEELYKKWSWSTRFAGQDEILSYLNFAADELDVKKHMQFYTEVKQAEWDEDKNIWRVTTDQGEEFTATYLISGVGCLSTSNIPNFEWRDSFKGESYHTGAWPHTPVDFKGKRVGVIGTGSSGVQSIPVIAQEAEEVFVFQRTPQYSVPTRNRQFTEEEIAQFKAEFLEAREIMKASPSGLPIPRSTKSVVGTPEEERLAILEDAWEKGGMILNNAFYDIVTDPESNEIVSEFLRNKIREKVKKPDIVEQLLPYYYYSTKRPILDTNYWETYNEDHVHVVNLREQPIELITENGIQTTEKEYPLDIIVFATGYDAMTGTLLKLDIRGRDGVSLKEKWEDGAKVETYLGLGIAGFPNFFTITGPQSPSVLTNVPTAIEQHVEWISDCLVSLRERKVKTIEPKVEAEQQWSKQCTEIANSTLFTKTESWYTGSNIEGKSRDFLIYLGGLDNYRQICNEVAEKGYKEFELQFEEVKA, encoded by the coding sequence ATGACAAATCACTATGATGCATTAGTTATTGGCGCTGGGTTTTCTGGAATTTACATGACGTATAAGTTGCGTACGGAAGGGTTTACAGTTAAAACGTTAGAAAAAGCGGCAGGTGTTGGAGGGGTGTGGTATTTTGCCCGTTATCCAGGTGCACGTTGTGATTCAGATAGTGTCTATTATAATTACATCTTTTCGGAAGAATTATATAAAAAATGGTCATGGTCTACTCGATTCGCTGGACAAGACGAAATATTAAGTTACTTAAATTTTGCTGCTGATGAACTTGATGTGAAAAAGCATATGCAATTTTACACGGAAGTGAAACAAGCTGAATGGGATGAAGACAAAAACATTTGGCGAGTCACAACTGATCAAGGAGAAGAATTTACAGCAACCTATCTAATCTCAGGGGTAGGATGCTTATCTACTTCGAATATCCCTAATTTTGAATGGCGTGACAGCTTTAAAGGAGAAAGCTACCACACAGGGGCATGGCCGCATACGCCGGTCGATTTCAAAGGCAAACGTGTCGGTGTCATTGGGACAGGCTCTAGTGGTGTGCAATCGATCCCTGTGATTGCCCAAGAGGCAGAAGAGGTATTTGTATTCCAACGTACGCCGCAATACTCAGTTCCTACACGAAATCGTCAATTTACAGAGGAAGAAATCGCTCAATTTAAAGCGGAGTTCTTAGAGGCACGCGAAATAATGAAAGCGTCTCCATCTGGTCTACCTATTCCACGCTCAACAAAATCTGTTGTTGGGACACCGGAAGAAGAGCGTCTTGCCATTTTAGAAGATGCTTGGGAAAAAGGTGGAATGATACTAAATAATGCATTCTACGACATTGTAACAGATCCAGAATCTAATGAAATAGTGTCAGAATTCCTTCGAAATAAAATTCGCGAAAAGGTGAAAAAACCTGATATCGTCGAACAACTATTACCTTACTATTATTATTCAACAAAACGTCCAATTTTAGATACAAACTATTGGGAAACGTATAACGAAGATCATGTACATGTAGTCAATTTACGTGAACAACCAATTGAACTAATCACAGAAAACGGTATTCAAACAACAGAAAAAGAATATCCACTAGATATCATTGTGTTTGCTACAGGTTACGATGCGATGACAGGAACCTTATTAAAACTAGATATTAGAGGAAGAGATGGAGTCTCGCTGAAAGAAAAATGGGAAGATGGGGCAAAAGTTGAAACGTATTTAGGGCTTGGAATTGCTGGATTCCCGAACTTCTTTACGATTACAGGTCCACAAAGTCCATCCGTTTTAACCAATGTGCCAACTGCCATCGAACAACATGTGGAATGGATATCTGACTGCTTAGTTTCTTTAAGAGAACGGAAAGTAAAAACAATCGAACCAAAAGTAGAAGCAGAACAACAATGGAGCAAACAGTGTACAGAAATTGCGAACAGTACATTGTTTACAAAAACAGAGTCTTGGTATACAGGTTCAAATATCGAAGGCAAATCACGTGACTTCTTAATCTACTTGGGAGGTCTAGATAATTATCGCCAAATTTGCAATGAAGTTGCTGAAAAGGGATATAAAGAGTTCGAATTACAATTTGAAGAAGTTAAAGCGTAA
- a CDS encoding aldehyde dehydrogenase family protein — MVNTTISINEKVQEFLVGTKDMYIDGKWVQAVSGKVYESINPTTNEVLARIYEGDEEEVNLAVHAARRAFEGGWKKTAPRERARLLNKLADLIEENLEVITQLDALEYGGTLAVAGGFAQNAVHHVRYYAGWATKLYGDTVELTAGGNNHAYTKREPLGVCGQITSWNFPALVACWKLAAPLAAGNTVVLKPAQQTSLSTLYIGKLVEEAGFPAGVVNIVTGSGSKLGEAITSHPDIDKIGFTGSTVVGKRIMEKASNTLKKITLELGGKSPNIIFADADLSKAVPGSIIAILMNTGQVCAAGSRLYIERAVYDEVKEKLVEIAESFVLGDPLNPNSQMGPLVSEAQVETVERYVELAKKDGATILTGGKRPDDPELAKGNFYLPTIIEGLNENCQAVYEEIFGPVLCILPFDSIEEVIERADTTEYGLASGVWTTNLNTAHKMIDSLDAGSVWVNGYYQNDDNIPLTGFKQSGVGSELGLAGIEAYTKVKSVAINLG; from the coding sequence ATGGTGAATACGACTATATCAATCAATGAAAAGGTACAAGAGTTTTTAGTAGGAACAAAGGACATGTACATCGATGGGAAATGGGTTCAGGCAGTTAGCGGAAAAGTATATGAATCTATTAATCCAACAACGAATGAAGTATTAGCAAGAATATATGAAGGTGATGAAGAGGAAGTTAATTTAGCTGTACACGCAGCAAGACGCGCATTTGAAGGTGGTTGGAAAAAAACTGCACCTAGAGAACGAGCAAGATTATTAAATAAATTAGCAGATTTAATTGAAGAAAATTTGGAAGTCATTACACAACTTGATGCCCTTGAATATGGTGGCACACTAGCTGTAGCAGGTGGCTTTGCACAAAATGCAGTGCATCATGTGCGTTATTATGCTGGTTGGGCAACAAAGCTTTACGGAGATACAGTTGAGTTAACAGCTGGTGGCAATAATCATGCCTATACAAAGCGTGAACCACTAGGTGTATGTGGTCAAATTACTTCATGGAATTTCCCAGCATTAGTTGCATGCTGGAAATTAGCAGCACCACTTGCAGCCGGGAATACGGTTGTCTTAAAACCTGCGCAGCAAACGTCTTTATCAACATTATATATTGGTAAGTTAGTAGAAGAAGCAGGATTCCCTGCTGGTGTTGTGAATATCGTTACGGGGTCAGGAAGTAAACTGGGTGAAGCGATTACATCACATCCAGATATCGATAAAATTGGCTTCACAGGTTCAACGGTTGTTGGGAAACGAATTATGGAAAAAGCATCAAACACATTGAAAAAAATTACCCTTGAACTTGGTGGAAAGTCGCCAAATATTATTTTTGCGGATGCTGATTTGAGTAAAGCAGTTCCAGGTTCTATTATTGCCATTTTAATGAACACCGGACAAGTATGCGCGGCAGGCTCACGTTTATACATTGAACGAGCTGTATATGACGAAGTAAAAGAAAAGCTGGTTGAAATTGCTGAAAGCTTTGTACTAGGTGATCCATTAAATCCGAATTCACAGATGGGCCCACTCGTATCAGAAGCACAGGTTGAAACGGTTGAAAGATATGTAGAGTTAGCGAAAAAAGATGGTGCGACTATTTTAACAGGTGGAAAACGGCCTGATGATCCAGAGCTTGCAAAAGGAAACTTCTATTTACCAACAATAATCGAAGGATTGAATGAAAATTGTCAGGCAGTTTATGAGGAAATTTTTGGCCCTGTACTTTGTATTTTACCTTTCGACTCTATCGAAGAAGTCATTGAACGTGCGGATACAACAGAATATGGTCTAGCTTCTGGTGTTTGGACGACGAATTTAAATACAGCTCATAAAATGATTGATTCATTAGATGCAGGTTCTGTTTGGGTCAATGGATATTACCAAAATGACGATAATATCCCTCTAACAGGATTTAAACAAAGTGGTGTTGGGTCTGAACTAGGGTTAGCAGGGATTGAAGCATATACAAAAGTAAAAAGTGTTGCCATTAATCTAGGATAA
- a CDS encoding alcohol dehydrogenase catalytic domain-containing protein, with protein MKALVIEGVKNAFVQEVADPIIDENGVIVKVKANGVCRSDWHYWAGDIPITQKILGHEFTGVVEEVGKNVNNFKKGDRVIVPFSGSDGTCPYCQQGHSNLCHSSFIPGSTYDGGYAEYVGVPLGDRNIIHLPEEISFLDGAALGCRLMTAFHGVVDRAKVEPGEWVVVYGCGGVGLNAINIASSIGATVIGVDINPKNLELAKQMGAHVVINSKEVDPVEAVREITGGGANVSIDALGIADTCLNGINSLAKRGRHLQVGVTTKVEGGKVALPIDQMVMQEIQFIGTLGMPNHRFDSLLPLVLQGKITPGKMVTAQISLSEVTKIFEEMSNFNTSGTYIVTEFSNSTVGV; from the coding sequence ATGAAGGCGTTAGTAATCGAAGGGGTAAAAAATGCATTTGTACAAGAGGTTGCAGATCCAATAATCGATGAAAATGGTGTCATCGTCAAGGTAAAAGCAAATGGGGTTTGTCGTAGTGACTGGCATTATTGGGCTGGGGATATTCCAATTACACAGAAAATCTTAGGACATGAATTTACTGGGGTTGTCGAAGAAGTAGGGAAGAATGTAAACAACTTCAAAAAAGGCGATCGCGTTATCGTTCCTTTCTCCGGTAGTGATGGCACTTGTCCATATTGTCAACAAGGCCATTCAAACCTTTGTCATTCTTCATTTATTCCGGGTTCGACTTACGATGGTGGTTATGCGGAATATGTAGGGGTACCATTAGGTGACCGTAATATCATTCATTTACCAGAAGAAATTAGCTTTTTAGATGGTGCTGCATTAGGATGCCGTTTAATGACAGCATTCCACGGAGTTGTGGATCGAGCAAAAGTAGAGCCAGGTGAGTGGGTAGTTGTATATGGTTGCGGAGGCGTTGGTTTAAATGCTATTAATATCGCTTCTTCCATTGGTGCAACAGTAATCGGAGTCGACATTAATCCTAAAAATCTAGAACTTGCGAAACAAATGGGTGCACATGTGGTGATTAATAGTAAAGAAGTAGACCCTGTTGAAGCAGTTCGCGAAATTACAGGCGGCGGTGCAAATGTATCAATTGATGCACTAGGTATCGCTGACACTTGTCTAAATGGCATCAATAGCTTAGCAAAACGTGGTCGTCATTTACAAGTTGGTGTCACAACGAAAGTAGAGGGTGGAAAAGTAGCATTGCCGATTGACCAAATGGTGATGCAAGAAATCCAATTTATCGGGACACTCGGAATGCCAAACCATCGTTTTGATTCATTACTTCCTCTAGTGTTACAAGGCAAAATTACACCAGGTAAAATGGTAACAGCTCAAATAAGTTTATCAGAAGTAACAAAAATCTTTGAAGAGATGAGTAACTTTAATACGTCAGGTACGTATATTGTAACGGAATTTAGCAATAGTACTGTAGGAGTTTAA